In a genomic window of Occallatibacter riparius:
- a CDS encoding response regulator transcription factor gives MTSAGPAVVFIVDDDARMRAAMQRLLRTVGLQSLSFATPEEFLRHKLSNSPSCLLLDVRLPGMSGLDVQRKLCEMGVQIPVIFITGHGDIPMSVQAMKSGAVEFLTKPFRDQDLIDAIQQALKRDRETRQEQNELAELKERHARLTAREREVMNFIASGMLTKQIASTLGTTEITVTVHRGQVMHKMQASSPAELGRMAEKLKLPSVN, from the coding sequence ATGACGTCCGCCGGTCCGGCTGTTGTATTTATCGTTGACGATGACGCCCGGATGCGGGCGGCGATGCAGCGTTTACTGAGAACGGTGGGCCTGCAATCCCTGTCGTTTGCTACGCCAGAGGAATTTCTGCGGCATAAACTCTCCAATAGTCCGAGCTGCCTTCTGCTGGACGTGCGCCTTCCAGGGATGAGTGGGCTGGATGTACAGCGCAAGTTGTGCGAGATGGGAGTTCAGATTCCAGTCATTTTCATCACCGGTCACGGGGATATTCCCATGAGCGTACAAGCGATGAAATCCGGTGCGGTGGAGTTTCTGACTAAACCATTTCGAGATCAGGATCTCATCGATGCAATCCAGCAAGCCCTGAAGCGGGACAGGGAAACGAGGCAGGAGCAGAACGAGCTTGCAGAATTGAAGGAGCGTCACGCGAGATTGACCGCGCGCGAGCGCGAGGTCATGAATTTCATCGCTTCTGGAATGCTCACGAAGCAGATTGCCTCGACTCTCGGCACGACAGAAATCACGGTAACCGTCCATCGTGGGCAGGTGATGCACAAAATGCAGGCCAGTTCTCCCGCTGAGTTGGGAAGAA